DNA from Musa acuminata AAA Group cultivar baxijiao chromosome BXJ1-5, Cavendish_Baxijiao_AAA, whole genome shotgun sequence:
CTGGAAATTCCCCAAGTAAATACTTAAGTGAAATGTATACACCATAGCTTTCAATTACGTTTATAATGGAAATTCTGTCTATTGTATTTGCTGATTAGGTCAGCATAACTTTTCTTTTTATTGAAACGATGATTAAGTTCAATAGCACAAATTGAGTTTAACCAATAAATAATTATGTATGGCTATAAATTATCACAGAAGGATATTATTGTTGCCAAGTAATAAAACAAGTTGACATATATTTTTAAAGGTATTCAATTTTTCTGCAAAGTTATGTTCTTCCATCATCAATTCGGAAACCCTATGGTTGGTGTTATTCGGAATTGAGTGAGCAACTGCTTGGAATATGAAATTGCCCTTGGCTTGTAGTTGGTCTCTCGACTTATGATTTTAGCTCAATCGATACAATCACTGTTGAGCTACCTTCTGATGTTAAAGTTTCATTGTCCTCTTTAAAGCTTCATCTTTGCTTCTGATCACCATGGTATCAGATCTAGTTACATCATGATCATAACAGTTCCAGATatatttattgatatttatttattcctTACTCTGGCAGCGGTTGGATACATTTATGAATGCATTAAGGGATGTGGTGGAAGAAAGGTAATAATTATTTCACTCATTATTGAGTTTTTGAACTTCCATACCCTTTTggtgattaaatatttattttgcaGTGGCCTACTAGTAAAGAAGCTCGATAAAAAATTGGAAAGGACAATGTTGCACTCCCATCGCAAGGTTCGTTCTAAAATTCTGCTACTTATCAAATTCTAGTACATTGACATCCTTTCCCTTGTGATCTTGCAAGTTGCAACAATCCTTGCTATTTTTAATTTAGTGACTTTTAGGAAATATTTGATTGCACAGAATTAGTTGATCATGACTACTAAGCTCAAAGGTCCTTGTGTGACTGGCATTTCTTATTCTAAAATCCTAGCCGGCagttttatcaaaatttatgTTTGTGTTTTGTTGGAACCTCTGCCTAGTTTTATGTTCATTTAAAATCCAGAATAAGTGAACCATTTTATGTGGATAATCTAGAAACATGTACGAGCAACAACAAGCTGTAATGTCCTGACTATTAACAGAGAAACATGTATGAGCGTGCTCTTATAAACAAATCTGTATGTGAGGGCTGCATTCTTCTCAAACTTAGTAGCAACTATGGTGTATTTGTTGGATATTCCACTTGATAATAGGTATTGCTGGCCCTTTGCTCATCTTCCAAAATAATTTATGCTTCCTCGCCAGGTGTTCAATGAGATGATAAATTGATACTGCTTATACCATTGTATTGGTATGCTGTCATTGTGTGCACATATAGCCACTTGACCTTCATGCAGGATGAATCTTGTTTCAGTCAACAGTATTATACATCTGGTTGCTTGATTTTGAGGGTCTATAATTACAACTAGAAATAGAAACTACAAATACCATGTTTCCTTTGAGATTCATCTGTTGCCATGTATTCTAAACAAAATATGTGGTTTATGATACTTCTGATCTTGGGAAGGTCAATTTCAGGATTTGACATCACAAGTCTCTTCAGAAAGTGATCCAGTTAAACTTTTGCCTAAGGTTGTTGCTCTACTATATATGCAGGTGCGGGGACtatcaattttttcttttttttccatacGACATGATTGTGATACATAAATCCATATGGAATTTTGTTAGGTCTATAACAAAGCTCTTCAAGCACCTGGAAGAGCCATATCTGCTCTTATATCTCAGTTGAAGGTAAAATATTGTACTGTAtgcgatttcatttattttcttacAAGACATACTTTTAACCTTCTTCGGGATTTGGTCTAAAATTTAAGCCTTTCTAAGATATAGTGCATTACTCAGTCAAGTAGCTGCTACCCAAAAACCCCAAGGATTGCCTCAGGGAACATAGAAAATCCTTATGGATAGGAAGACCCTAAATGCATGCATTCTTTTATAGCTCTTCCCGTAAAAAGATGCTCAATTTAGGCTTGTTTGCTTCAATCTCAGGGCAAATATCTCCTCAGAACCTTGAGGTTTCTAGCTGAGGCTTTGGTAGTACTTGATTAGAGGTGCATGTCCTCATCCTAAAGTTGATATGTCATGCCATTAGCGACAGAACTTTCCCTGCTAATGCAGGCGACTGTTGGggggaaaaaggaaaaaataaaaatgaagagaGAAGCAGGAAAGGGGATTGAGATTAGCATATTCCATTTCTTGTTCATCCTGTTGTGCCTTGAGCCCAAAGGAAAAGTTATTTTTGGCTGTTCAAGAATTAGATAATAGTGAAAAGTTTAAAGGCATTTAAGCTCAAAAGTCCAAGTCAATAATTGAACAGATCCAATGCAGATAATAAGTGTACAAATTACCAGGTCTGTCGGGGATGCTGTACATGCGACACTGCACTCGCAGTATACCATGTGAAAAACTTGAACAATGTGTTGAGAAGTCAAATATATGGTGACTTGAGGAACTATTTGTCAAAAGCTACGAGGCTTGATCAAAATGAAAGCTAGCCTGATTGATTCAACAATCTTGGTTGTTTTTCCAATTTTGAATTTTAAGATGATATACACGACAAAGGAAAAAGTGATGCATCAAACATAACTTTTACTTTGTAGGCACACACACACGTACATATAAAGTGTGAATCATATTACGATTATGTTATATATTCTGCAGATGGAAAGTCATTTAGATATATAAATAACCTCTTAAAATGTGACAGGACAAGTTACCAGATTCGACATACAAGACCTTAATGGACTATCATAGTGCAACGGTTACTCTCTTAGCACTACAAGCTGCTGCGGTTGGTGATGTGAGTTTATGAACTGAACTTATTAAATCTGTTAAGACTTCCTAACCTAACTCATTGTCATTGTATAATTTCTATATGCATCCATGTAGGCAGCTCTATATCTGATGCATGTATGGCATAACATACAGGGGAACTAACACCATCCTAATTAACCACTTATTTTGTTGTAGCAGTCTCTATGTAGCAGGCACCATGGTCATTTATTTCTCATTATCCACCTCACTGAAGTAATAGTACTAGTTTGTTCCAACACATTTCAGGATGCATTTTCTGCTGAACTTATTATATAATATTCACTTTATTCTATCAACATTACACAATAAATGACactcttcttattcttctataTGACTGACGATCATATTACTCAAAATTTTGGTGTATTCAATCTGTTACAACTTTATGATGCATCTGGCGAACGAAAATATTGCTGTTAAAGATCTgcaataaattaaagaaaaagatcTACTCGAGTTTTTAACAATCATGTATTCATCATCTGCATTTTCTGTTGTGTAGGAATATGGCTGCTCAGCAGACAGGATCTTAAGCCAACAGGAGTTGCTGGAAAGTAAGATGCCCGAACTAAAAGCATTGGTATTGGGTACCACAAACCCGACTTCATGAGTGAGGAGGCTGCCTATGAATATACAACAAGAGAAACAATGTTTTAACACAATTCTGGAGGCTGTAGGGCAAAATGTTAGATCTGAACAGTTCATCTGACATCCCACCAGATACATCACTGTCCATGTAGAATGCTAGTACTTCGTGGCAACATGTCTGTCTGTCTAAGGTTTATTTCAAAGGCATATTGCTACagattttgtttcatttctatATAATTATCAATTCACAAAACTAGCCTGAATCCTTTTCCAGAGTTGTTCAAAGTTTTTAGTTTTTCAGAGAAgttgaattggagtgatgctcttTAGGAAACCACAGAGTTCTTCACTCGTAAAGCTGCTTTACTGGAGCTTCATTCTGGAGTGGTAAGGATATTACATGGCTGGTCTTTCTGCGTTGTATCATCATTAAACTCAATAGCAAAGCTCTAAGTAGCAATTCCAAAAGATTGAAGCAAGCAGTACTCGCTATTTGATTGATGCTGATTTGAGGGAAGCTTCTTCTTGTCTGAATTTAGTGATTCTAAGTTGAAATCAAAAAATTACTCTTCAAAATTTTCCTTCCTATCTCATTGTAAACTTATCTTTAATCTTGCTTAATGACTAATTAATACAATGACCAATTAGATTAAATTAATCATGTTTACAAAATTAAACGGATGATTTGTACGTTGAAGAGGTCGAGTGGATGAAAAAGTGTATGAAGTTTGCCAACATTTGTATTAATTGTTTTACTACGACAAACAATTTTGGCGATTATATTTGTATTTgactaaaatcataaaaaagataaatttaatgtttggtattccTATTCATGTATCCAAATTTTTTGAGATTTTGACCTAAAACATGCAAAAGATTTCACACTTGAGTTCAAATATTGTTAACTTTGTACTCGGTAATCTACAACGATAATGTTCGGTTTCAGCCTCGTAATTGAGTGTTACTATTTATTACGTCAGTGACAACATCTTTGATCATCAAtctgaaaacaaaaaacaaaaacgaaaaacaaaaaagactttcttatatatataaatatatgtgatGTTGTGAGGGGGTAAAGGCGAGCTCGAGGAGAAGATGGTGATGGTTCATGTGAAAGCCGCGGCGGCGGAAtcggaggagcagcagcagcagttccTCTACGAGTGTCGTTCCACTTCGAGCATCGACGAGATGACCGACGCCATCCTTGGCATCCACGCCCTGCAGTCTCACATCCAATCCCTCGCCCTTCTCATTAGGCAGCGCCTTCTCGCTGACCCTTCTTTAGCAGGTAATCCCGCAGCTCGCTTCTGCCGGCTTCTACTCTATTTTTCTGTCCTTTGTGACATTTCGGTGGCATCAATTGCTTGCCCTGTTTGTCAACATAGGAAAGCAGCAGAAAGTAGTAGTTTTGACCATAATCTTGAAATTTTGTATAGGTTTTATCTTCCGCAGCAAAGGAAAGCAAAATAATGGGATTGTTTTGACCACAATTGTTGAAATTTTGCGGTGGTTTTTCCTTCAACAATATAAGAaagcaaaagtaaaaaaaaaaaggagacaaaaaaaaaaacccattagaaagcaaaagaaatatttttgacCACAATTTTTGTCATCTTCCGGAGGTTTAGGCTTTAGAGGTTGAAAATAAAAGCCATAATTTTTGCTCATCCTTGTTTCAGAAAGTTATCCGGATGTAGCACTTGCTCTGAAGAGATCCTTATCAGAAGCTGAGACTTACGTGTCAAAGGTTACACAcaaatcccttttttttttgttgcaattTCTTCGAAAATATAACAAAAGCTGCTCCTAAATTTGCTTATTTCTATGAAGAAAATGGTTGAAAGGCATCTACCCTTTTTCCATGTACAATTAGTAAACCAGAAACAAATGAGGAGCTTCTGAATTTTGTTTCAGGAACAAGTGGCGCACAAAAAATTCTTGTCACCTCATGCTCTTAGAGCTCATATTAAGAGCTTGGAAAAGGAAGTCAAGGTTGCTCAATCAAAGGGTTTTCTGGACTTCGATCTGCCGCAACTACTttctggtatcattactgtttgtatTATCTAGATTGCAGTTTGATTATTGAACATATTTTTGTTAGTGGTTTCTACGAAAGAAGAAAGTAATTTTGTTTATATTTGTTTGACATATTGTTGCTTTTGGGATCCGTGGCAGATTCGGGGACAATTGTATTGGTTATTAAGTCATCAGTTGCCTCCTATCGTGATTGTAGCTTTGTATCAGTAGATTCATTTTGGGCCTCTGTCATAACATAACGCAACTCTATTTTCTTGAAAACAGACAGGTTAAATACGATTAATTAGCTTTAGTTTTTCTTTGTGGAGCTTCCCACTTTTTCACTTTTTCCTCGCGTATGTAGGAGTTTTGCTTACTTCTCTCTCGGTGGTTTTGCAGTGACTAACTTTGAAAGAGAAACAGAATTTAGAAAAGCCACTAGATGTCTGTCATGTCAGTCGACCTGGTCACTTCCTCCTCCCTCAGATCTAGCAAACCTTCTTCTGTtctttaattataaattttgtcTATTGCACCAAGGTTATTCATTCGTCATTACATCTTCACTTTTGGACCAGCTGTCAGTGTTTTAGTTCCAACAACTGTTAATTTGTTTCAGTGAATTCAGttgaaaaaattatgataataaaaacTTGATAAAAATTCAAACGCGGTTTGATAATTAATGAATGTATGCATGTTGTTTGTTGATTATAGGGAAAAACTTAGTTAACATTAAAAGTAATTAGTTTTCCTATATAGAGTTACCATTCTATATCTCAGGAATATAGAATTATCGAACGAGTCATACCAATGTGCATGATATATATACTCTTGGTTCAGTGCTGAAGATATTTATAAAACTCCGTATGACACATTGGTATTGTTGAAAATTCTGAAGCAAATTCCAAGGGTACTAGTTAAACAATTAAGAAGTCTACCCTTGAATTTTTTTGCCAACATGATCACCTGTCACATGTTTGCTTGAGAGTGGAAATTTTTTATAGTTGTCTGGTTTCTCAGCCATGAGTAAATTGATCGACTACTCGGAGGCATCAGATGTAAGACTCCAAGACTGATATTTCTGACCTTCGATTAATCAATTCCTACACAAGCTGGTTGTCAGTTTCAGGCAGAACTACAGAAAATTAAATTTGAAGGGAAGTTGCTAAAAACTTTGAAATTTGCAAAGCTAACTGAAACTCTGAATCGACACTTTGAAATCGGCTGAAACCAATTCATTGTCATAGAAGATGACTGGTCCCAGCTCAAACTTGAAGCATATATTAAACTTGTGACCGTATCTTTATTATTAATCCAGTTTTTTCTAATTGGTGGTGCATTTAGGTTTTCATGCTTTTCGTCTAATGTGTTGATTCATGTAAATGCGATCAGATTTTTTATTATGCACTGACTATTGATTATTGCAACTAGATTGTGAGCTTCATCATGGTATGCAACTTTGGTGGGCTGGGAAAGAACTCGTTAGAGGAAAAAAACTATGTGACTACATTGGTGAAAATGAGAAAACAAAGGTAATCTAGTACTTTTACTGTGTTACCAAGTTCTCCATTTCAGGAGAAGTCCCCTTACATGACTGACTTCTTTATCCTATCCATTGCAGATTGTGATCATATTGAAGCCATCTTGTTCGAGCGCTTAAGCTTTTCTTCGAGACACTCTCTCTACTCCAACCAAATGACCCAGAAAAAGCTCAAATCGGATGGCATGCACGTTGAGAAACGATTACCTTAATAATTATAGTGATTAATGTATTTATTATATGTATACTTCAAAATATGTTCCTTATGTATTGGACGGAGTATAATTTTATGGCACACGTGTGTCGACCCGATCCGGATCCGATACCCATTAAATGCCCAAATAAATACTCGAGCCGTTTATATTTAATCCGCGTCAGCTACCTCCGTCTTGATTGGATGCAGCAGTGGGGTCCTCAGAAACAGCCAGTCGCTGTTTTCACTGTCGTGTTTGGAGGCACCGTTACGGGACCGCGGGGAGAGAGGCGATGGGCCTCCGGAGGAGGAGGACCCGCGGCGGGCGGCGTCAGCTCCATGGCCGTCCTCCGGCGTCTTGGAGTGACACCACCGCCACCGGCGCTTGCGTGGACGCAGGCCATATGCTTAGGGCCCGttccacacctctctctctctctctctctctctctctcacacaaacACAGACAAAGCAGGTATTGATACCAATAGGAGGATGAGACGTGTCGAGCACAACCATCCGCCTTTTGCTGACTTCTCTCGCCCTTTTCCGCCACCTCCTTCCCTCCTATCAGCTAGGACAGCGAGGTTGTGCCAAGACGCGATGCCATCCTCCCTATGTTTCGGAGTTCCAGCCCGTGTTCTGCACCCTCCCTTCCCTCTTTAGCCAGAGATAAAGCTAACAACGCAACTCGTCCTTACGCCCTCCATAaccacctcttcctcttcttctcctcctcgccCTCTTCTTCTCCggctcgccttcttcttctttttgcctGTTCTCTCATCAAGTTCGAATCTTTCTGAGAGAAAGGCAAAGAGAAGTAGGGGAGAGATGCTGCAGAGGGCTGAGAGCAACCGGTACTCGTGGTGGTGGGCGAGCCACATAAAGACGAAGCAGTCGAAATGGCTCGACAGCAACCTCCGAGGCCAgtctttcttcttttgtttttcgtCATCATCCTTTTCGACGAATTGCCACtatgctttcttttttttcctctgcATGAATCATGTCGACTTATTCTTCCCAAACACAATGCAACGACATACATATGAACTCATAGTTGCGGAATTCAAAGAcaaaaaaaggaaacaatctgATACGGTCAGAGCTGTGAGCAATCATTTACGAGGCAATTAGTCAAGATTCTGACAGAGTTCCAAGGGGGAATCAGGATTAGGGTCTAGATTGCTCCCGCCCCAGAAACATAGGTCTTGATAATGAACAATTGCAAATTGTTCATTATTAGTCTAGGTTGCTCCCTCCCCAGAAACATGGCATATGTTCCCAGTGGAACATATGGCAGAAGTTCTCAAGCAATTTTCCTTGAACAAATTCTAGATAATGAACAATTGCAAATGTGTATATAATTATAGTGTTCTAGGGTCCTGgatttgttcctttttttttctttttgaaaacccTTTAGATTCAAAAGAAAGCATGATTTCCTTTCAGTTGAAGTTTGTTTTCTCGTTGGGAGTTTAGGTACACAGTCTGGGTCGAAGAACAGATTATTGTCAAAACTAGAAATTCAAGTTACTTAGAACAGATATATGATGGAACAAGTGACTGCTTCAAGGCTGGTTGATCTAAGACATGCACAAGTTGTTCTCC
Protein-coding regions in this window:
- the LOC135675114 gene encoding uncharacterized protein LOC135675114 — encoded protein: MVMVHVKAAAAESEEQQQQFLYECRSTSSIDEMTDAILGIHALQSHIQSLALLIRQRLLADPSLAESYPDVALALKRSLSEAETYVSKEQVAHKKFLSPHALRAHIKSLEKEVKVAQSKGFLDFDLPQLLSDCELHHGMQLWWAGKELVRGKKLCDYIGENEKTKIVIILKPSCSSA